The Panicum virgatum strain AP13 chromosome 5K, P.virgatum_v5, whole genome shotgun sequence genome has a window encoding:
- the LOC120710439 gene encoding desmethyl-deoxy-podophyllotoxin synthase-like has protein sequence MEQAAACYLFMFMALLFPLLLLNLKKKRAGNGVRLPPGPWQLPVIGSLHHLLGKPLVHRALADLARRLDAPLMYLRLGEVPVVVATSPDAAREIMRTHDVAFATRPWSTTMRIMLADGYGLGFAPYGDHWRQLRKISVLELLSARRVQSFRRVREEEAARLVAAVAATPPGAPANLTELIAAAIADSTVRALIGDRFGRREEFLETIEEESKLTSGFNLSDLFPSSAWLVNLLTGTARRSHAMHKKSIELMEHAIKQHEELRATMAAKGGVVEEGALVDVLLRIQKEGGLNVPLTTGTIKAAIFDLYGAGSKTSAITLLLNEKCAQARSRKKKSAITLQWAMSELIRNPKAMKKAQAEVRSIPNGKPKVTEDDLGEMKYLKLVIKETLRLHPPAPLLIPRESMESCKILGYDVPKGTTVLVNAWAIGRDPRYWEDADEFKPERFESISVDFRGTDFEYIPFGAGRRICPGIQFAQANMELVLAALLYHFDWKVASGLKPSELDMAEEMGLTIRRKNSLLLYPVVRVPPQAMP, from the exons ATGGAACAAGCAGCAGCATGCTACCTCTTCATGTTCATGGCGCTCCTCTTCCCTCTCCTGCTCCTCAATCTCAAGAAGAAACGTGCCGGAAATGGCGTGAGGCTGCCGCCGGGCCCGTGGCAGCTGCCGGTGATCGGCAGCCTGCACCACCTCCTCGGCAAGCCGCTCGTCCACCGCGCCCTCGCCGACCTCGCCCGCCGCCTGGACGCGCCGCTCATGTACCTCCGGCTCGGCGAGGTCCCCGTCGTGGTCGCCACCTCCCCCGACGCCGCCCGCGAGATCATGCGCACCCACGACGTCGCCTTCGCCACGCGGCCCTGGAGCACCACCATGAGGATCATGCTCGCCGACGGCTACGGGCTCGGCTTCGCGCCCTACGGCGACCACTGGCGGCAGCTCCGCAAGATCAGCGTCCTGGAGCTCCTCAGCGCCCGCCGCGTCCAGTCCTTCCGCCGCgtccgggaggaggaggccgcccgcctcgtcgccgccgtcgccgccaccccgcCGGGCGCCCCGGCGAACCTGACCGAGCTCATTGCCGCGGCGATCGCCGACTCGACGGTGCGCGCCCTCATCGGCGACCGGTTCGGGAGGCGGGAGGAGTTCCTGGAGACGATCGAGGAGGAGAGCAAGCTCACCTCGGGGTTCAACCTCAGCGACCTGTTCCCGTCGTCGGCGTGGCTCGTCAACTTGCTCACCGGCACGGCGCGGCGATCGCACGCGATGCACAAGAAGAGCATCGAGCTCATGGAACACGCTATCAAGCAGCACGAGGAGCTGAGGGCCACCATGGCGGCCAAGGGCGGAGTGGTGGAGGAGGGCGCTCTCGTGGACGTTCTCTTGAGAATACAGAAGGAAGGTGGCCTCAATGTGCCTCTCACCACGGGAACCATCAAAGCTGCTATCTTT GATCTATACGGCGCGGGGAGCAAGACATCAGCAATCACACtccttcttaatgaaaaatgtgcccaggcacggtcgcgaaaaaaaaaatcagcaatcACACTCCAATGGGCCATGTCAGAGCTCATCAGAAACCCGAAGGCGATGAAGAAAGCGCAAGCCGAGGTAAGGAGCATTCCTAATGGAAAGCCAAAGGTGACAGAGGATGATCTGGGCGAGATGAAGTACTTGAAGCTTGTCATCAAGGAGACACTGAGGTTGCATCCGCCGGCGCCACTTCTTATCCCAAGGGAGTCCATGGAGTCATGCAAGATCCTAGGGTATGATGTGCCGAAAGGCACCACGGTGCTCGTGAACGCATGGGCGATCGGCAGGGACCCTAGGTATTGGGAAGATGCCGACGAGTTCAAACCAGAGCGGTTTGAATCCATTTCGGTTGATTTTAGGGGCACGGACTTTGAATACATACCATTTGGCGCCGGGCGAAGGATCTGCCCGGGAATACAGTTTGCGCAGGCAAACATGGAGCTCGTGCTCGCTGCCCTGTTGTATCACTTCGACTGGAAGGTGGCTTCTGGGTTGAAGCCAAGCGAGTTGGACATGGCGGAGGAGATGGGCCTGACCATTCGGAGGAAGAACAGCCTGCTCCTGTATCCCGTCGTCCGTGTGCCGCCCCAAGCCATGCCGTAG
- the LOC120705793 gene encoding O-methyltransferase ZRP4-like codes for MALAPSAGQALLGAHLDLWHNTLAYVKSMALNSALDLRIADAIQHHGGAATLDQIATKAAVHPSKVPCLRRLMRVLAATGVFGTQQADPPGGRSGGEPLLLYTLTPASGLLVGSRQNLAPITALMLHPAVVSSFFELGGWLRRELPDPCAFKLRNGHAFWELCDRDPAFNKLVNDGMGSDSEFLMGIAVEECGEVFRGVSSLVDVAGGLGAAAFAIAKAFPHVKCSVLDLAHVVAEAPSDTGVQYVAGDMFESIPPATAILLKWVLHDWGDEECIKILKNCREAIPPRDDGGKVIIIDIVVGAGQSLDMKHKEMHVVFDLFMMFANGIERDEQEWKKIFLEAGFSSYKITPVLGVRSIIEVYP; via the exons ATGGCGCTCGCCCCCAGCGCCGGCCAGGCCTTGCTCGGCGCTCATCTTGACCTCTGGCACAACACCTTGGCTTACGTCAAGTCCATGGCGCTCAACTCCGCCCTGGACCTCCGCATCGCCGACGCCATCCAgcaccacggcggcgccgcgacGCTCGACCAGATAGCCACCAAGGCTGCGGTCCACCCGTCCAAGGTCCCCTGCTTGCGCCGCCTCATGCGTGTGCTCGCAGCCACGGGCGTGTTCGGCACCCAGCAAGCTGATCCACCCGgtggccgcagcggcggcgagccgcTCCTCCTGTACACGCTCACGCCGGCGTCCGGCCTCCTCGTCGGCTCGCGGCAGAACCTCGCCCCCATCACCGCCCTGATGCTCCATCCGGCCGTCGTCTCGTCCTTCTTCGAGCTCGGCGGGTGGCTCCGGCGCGAGCTGCCGGATCCGTGCGCCTTCAAGCTGAGGAACGGCCACGCCTTTTGGGAGCTGTGCGACCGCGACCCGGCCTTCAACAAGCTCGTCAACGACGGGATGGGCTCCGACAGCGAGTTCCTCATGGGCATCGCCGTCGAGGAGTGCGGGGAGGTGTTCCGGGGGGTAAGCTCCTTGGTCGATGTCGCCGGGGGACTTGGTGCGGCGGCCTTTGCCATCGCCAAGGCGTTCCCGCACGTGAAATGCAGTGTGCTGGATCTTGCGCACGTCGTCGCCGAGGCTCCCAGCGACACTGGCGTGCAGTATGTCGCCGGCGACATGTTTGAGAGCATCCCGCCGGCGACCGCAATATTGCTCAAG TGGGTCCTTCATGACTGGGGCGATGAAGAATGCATCAAGATATTGAAGAATTGCAGGGAAGCTATTCCTCCAAGGGATGATGGAGGAAAGGTGATAATCATAGATATCGTGGTTGGCGCGGGGCAATCGTTAGATATGAAGCACAAGGAGATGCATGTCGTATTTGATCTGTTTATGATGTTCGCCAACGGCATCGAGCGAGATGAGCAAGAGTGGAAGAAGATCTTCCTCGAAGCAGGATTCAGCAGCTACAAGATAACACCGGTGCTGGGCGTCCGATCGATCATCGAGGTCTACCCATGA